In the genome of Mercurialis annua linkage group LG8, ddMerAnnu1.2, whole genome shotgun sequence, the window ttttacccaAAATGGAAAGATGTATTAGTACCCACATGTTGGGTTTATGGCACACAATTCTTATCTCTAAAATTGGAATCACTTTCtccaatattttttatttttatgtaatattatcatattatgtTTTCACAAGAGTATGGGGAACCCTATTCCTAAAtcagaaatattaaaatattgttgatggcttttctattgtttttttaattgtccacCCAAAAATTGACACATCCTACTTATAAAATAGGCAGTTGAGTGATATCTAGTTTCTACAATCAATTATTGAATGGTTTGATTTAGCAATGAAtgatattgttatttttttccaGATAATGACATTTGCATTTAGTGCATCCAACATCAATTTTCTCAAGCCATTTTGGTCTGTCATAAAAATGCAATCAAGAATTGctattgaaaatatatataatcgaGGAGAATTTTTTAGATAATTACTATTTCATTCAAAATTGAATTAGGTTAGGtttcattttaaaatcaattcgTGTAAAGTGGAAATTTTCAATAAGTtgatcattttataaaaataatccaataaagtttaataacatttttaaGTTTATTCATTGGCAATACAATTCTCAATAGAAAAGAACTTTTTGgggtaaataaaatttattctattatttcaaatttttgtttttattgtttctcgaataaattgttttgtttttcagaGATTTATTGTGGTTTTtgtctattttaaattttgtaaatttagGTTCGTTTGTGTTAATCCTTAGTTAGATCAAGATTTATTTGCGTTTGTTCAAACACCATATTCAAGTTCTTGAAGAATCAAGGTTCTACTCAAAACGTCGAAGTATATTTGTAGCGAAGCAAGCTGAAAACGAAagttgtaaaaatataaatggtattaaaaaattcaacactTGAATTATTCCTGCTTATTGTCATCTTTAATTTTCTATTGTTGTTTCGTTTTTTCTTGTAGATCAATTGTTAAGTTtcagtttgtttgtttttttgtatCAATTTGATCTATGAtatattttgacatttttaatatcttaataatatttatttgccATTAGAAAAAGGTAAGAGGAACAGCCCACAGCCACCACCAGACCATCAATTATTAATTGTCCTAGGttatttttatgcatttaaatatttatttttaatcagtctcattaaaatatacaaaatgcATTTCTTAAGGCTAAACTTCTATGTATTTTCAGCTCTGACTAACAATTTGTAAAATAACTATTCATAATTTTGACTCAGACTAATAGTGTAGTTCGCCTGCTTCTATTTCAGCTTCAAGCCATTCTTGCTCAATCAAACATAGAGAGCCTTCACAGAACAAAAAAgcattcaaataataaataaaatactaatcTAAATTAAATACGAAAACTTACTTTTCTTATAGTCATTTAGGTCGGATATTAGACATTAGACAGTCTACATATACAAAAACCAGAAGCAGGAATCTCACTTTGGACAAAATATACAGTAAAATTCAGAAGTAATACGTAAGCTAAATTACAGTACCGCTTCACACATGTAAACCAATAATAGACAACCTTCACATAAACTGCACGGAGTATGTCCGATGACAATTCCTGGAGATGATCGTTCTGCAGATAATCCTTCGGCAAGAAAACATAATTCAACACAACCAGATTGAGTATTTACTATTTATGGTAGGATCGGCATTTAGCGTATCCCTTCACCAGATCTCAACGGGGGAACAGCGCACTTCTTTGACTGTAAGATAACGGGCACCAATGTACAATACTTAAGAACCAGCCAAGTGCAATATAATTCTGTTTCTTTTGCTGTTAAGGAACCATTTATGTCCATAATCAGGACAAAAGTAGCATGGTGTTAACTACTTTCTTCTGCTGCAGAATTTGTCGGTAATAAGAGTGAAAGTGGCAACGAGTCAACAATAACATTTTCTGCTGCCGTCACTCACCTTCTTCTTCCATGATAAAAACCACTACCTGCATGATACTGATGCCTATAACGTGATCCAGCACCTCTACCGCCACTACCTTCACGGCTACCGACTCTACTGCTACCACTAGGCAACCAATTCATCGTTTGGGTTCCCAGCCCGTTATTCTCCTCCTCTTCTCTATCGTTATACTCCAGGACAAGCCTTTTGATATCTTGTTTCTCTTCAAAGTCTGCTGCTTCTTTCTGTTTTGTACTTTGGACGAGAGAGCAATCCTTTGGAATGGACATCTGTTTAGTCTGCTGCTTGTTCCCGCGCTTCACAAGTACTTTCACCTGAACCTCCTTGCTTCCTCCTGACTCATCATCCATTGCCTCGTCATCCATTTCACCTCCAATCCCCTTTCCATGGTGATCTTTAGTGGATCCCTCGAACATGGTCATGGGTATTGCCATGTTTATCATTGGACGACCTCTCAGCTCTAGTCTCCGCTGCTCCATGCTTTCCTGCAATCAgtgtttaaataatatatgtaaCGTCACTAGAAGTAATTAAGGTGTGGAGAACTTCAAACATCAATATCTATATCATAATTGATGATTAGCTTTTAGAGAATATTAATTTCACAAGTCTTCTGTGGCTCTTATAACACCAAACCGCATCCCTCAAAACTCCACAAAATATTCTCGTAACTATGAGACTTGAGCTATaataggttatgaaacaaacaatAAGGATTTATAACTTGCCTGCATTACTGCCCTTAGCTCCTGCTCGAAATGTTCTGCTTCCACAGGGTCCACCTCAGCCGCTTTTTGTCTGACATGGACTTCCTCATCCTCATCGGAAACTGGTCCATCtccatcatcatcttcttcctcctcCGTGTCACAACCATCGCCATGATTCTCTTCATCCAAATCGTCTTCATCTTGTACCTCGTGGTCTATGGTGCTGCTGTCTGAATCAGTGTCACTGTCACCAATGTCCTCATGAATTCCACCATTTTCCTCATTACCATTCACAGCATTTTGTCCATTAGCAGAGACAGCAATGGAAGCCTTCCTGCTAGAAGGTTTTTCACCGTCGTGCTTTTCACTATTATTGACCTTGTCAACGAAACCTGTTTGTTCATTCTCCTCCAATTCTACAAGTGCGGCATTAACTTCTTCAACGGATAGATACCGAGTCATGCTAGGACGTAGTTCCGCAAATAAGTCCTGCAAATGTTTCAACATATGATCATACTGCTACCTCACGACTAAAGATGGAATGTAATACTGTAAAAATACTGAGAATTCTCAACAAAGGACACAAATCAAACtagtcaaattaattaattggaaAAAAGAGATCACCAGTGAATCCTATCCTTCCTATACCTCAAAACCACACATTTGAGATCTAATAGCATGGCTTTATATTAAACAATCTAATGGCAGCTTCTGAAGTATAGATTCTTATGTTGAATAATAGACTTTGTTAGCCAAAACTGAAAAGAGAGGACAGAATAAAAGCAATATTCACAACTTACCTGTATGTCAAATTCAACGTCAAGGGGTAATGCACCCTTGCTGAGAATATACCGCTGAAAATGCATTAAAAATCGATCAAGTTTTCTTCTAGAAGAGCCTCGATCAAAGTAGTGTCCACAGGTCTCAAGAAGAGTGATGACCATCCTGATGCGGAAACAATCCTCTGGTGGATCCAGGACATCCCTCTAACAACACATGTTATCAGAAGTCAAACTACATGGCAAGAAACGGTCACATCTAGCAACAGTTTAACATAAATCACCCAACAATTCCATAATTAGAGGAAGAGATGCAATTTTATAATCATCTAGAAGCAGATACAAGAGGCAACACAGCATTCATATAATTCATATTCCAAGATATTTGATCAAGCCCAACAGTTTCTGAATATGgccatctttttcattttgactTACGACTAATATGTGCCGGTCGGAACCTCACACAGTAAAGCAATCTAAAACATGCCCTTAATTTAAGATAAACCAACAGAAATAATAGGGACAAATGCAGATGCACACCAAGTTGATGTTTTTGTCCATACAAATATATCATCAAAACAGTTGTTTATGACATAAGTTTACTCTAGAAAATTGATGGCCCATACCTCTGGTGTGTCATGACCATAAACAAGGATTAAATAGAGCGTCTCAAAAATTAAAGAGGAATCCACGAGTTCATAGTTGTAAAGCTCTCCTAAAAATCGCATATGAGCAATGCGCCTCTGCTGCATACTGTAATCATTTAATTCTAGCCCAAGCCTAATCTCCTCCAAAACCTGAAAGCAAAAGAAATATGAATTGTCAGAAgtccaaaaatacaaaaacacaTGCATGCTACTATTATACACAAAAGTTTGAGTCCAAAAATCTTTAGTAAACATTCACAAATCAAAATAGTCCACAATTCAAAATGACCACTGCTAGCCAGGTGAGATAGGACAGGATGTACAAACCTGTCCACAAGTACTAGGTTCTAGGTAGAGTTCGTACCATCAGGAAGCATTAAAATTAGAAACAGAGTGCAATAATAAAATATTGCAAAAGCACCATACATCCACATTAACTATAGCAAATTAAATATCAGCGGAAGCACAGAGTTTCAGACATGAAAATAACATACCTCATCAACAACAGCAACAGCAAATTCATCATGATAACGGCTCAAACCAGCAGTAAGAGAAGCAATTAAGTTAATTTGGCCATATTTCCCCCTGTGAATCTTCATAAAGCATTTTAAAAGGTATGCATCACATTCACTCCATGGTAATTTACGAAGTTGCCTCAGCACATACTCAATGGTAGACTTCTCCAGATCTGAGAAAAGCAATTTTCTGATATACtgcataaaaaatcaatttcaagTTGTGGCTCTGCGATATCTAACATGAAAAACAGTTGAGAAATTGAGACAGTAATATGACTTGTACCTGGTACAATGGGGGGCGGACTTTAGACACACGTGCAGATCTTTCAGGTGGTTTGCACAGGTAGTAAGCATTTTCTACAAGGGTGCTATGCCGGGGATCCAaatttttgacatttttcaAGCGCATCAATATCTCTAACATATTAGTCATACGCACGGTTGTTTCAGGAGATCGATACAAAAAACGACCACACGTCTCAAGAAGATTGCAAGCAACGTCGATGTTATGATGTGTGAAATCATCTAAACAAGCCTGCCAGCAAGTATAACCATCAATATGCAAGAGCAATGGCATGTCCCAATCATGAGGAAATCAAGTAACAATCAAAAATATGGAGAACAAAATTCTACAAATTTCATAATTGAATTGTGGGAAAAAAAACACCAGCATGTCCACCCAGGAAAAATGACCAGCACCTAATAATATTAGACTCAAGTCCCAAATAAAGGATAATATTAccaaagagaaaagaagagGATAAGGTTAGAAAAAAGAAGAGAACTGAAAACAGTAGGAAATTTCTCATGCAGCCAGCCCCACATCATAAAAATCAAGTCTCAGTTACATTGAACAAAAGAATCCAAAATTTCTAAGAATTTCACCAAGTAAATCAAATGCACAATCAATTAGCTTCAACCAACACATATACCTTCAAACAACTAAAGACAAGTCCAGCTGGTGCAATTTTGAACTTGCAGAGCTCCGCAATAAATCTAATATTCCTGATCTTTGTCTCAATGTTCATTTGATCCTgcaaaaaattatgattttaaactaaatttgtaattcaactaaataaaatagaacAATTAGGGGAAAAACAGAAAACAGCCACTTCTCTTTTCAATAGAACATATCATTATGTAAGGCGGACCTTCTTATTTATCAAGAAATTGAACTCCTCCTCTAGCATCTGCAAGAGCATGGAAGAGACATCCTTCATACAAGTTGACAGTGTGGCAACCATCCGTGAGTAATATGGGAGCAATTCTAGAGATGTTCTGGGTACACTAAACAATGCCCTCACAAGCTTTTTCCGATTTGACTTTGaatttaaataacaaaactCTAcctgaaaaaaaatgaaatacaaaaacaaaaatatgatCATCATTAtacacacatacacacacaactccaagaaaaaacatgaaacaGTAAGATTATTTAAGGCATCAATACGATTACCGTCAATTGATCAATAAGATCACGACTGACACAGCCAGGAAGCCTCTGCAGTAAAGCATCCAGGTTTGTTCCTTCAACACCTTTGAGTTTCTCCTTttcattttcaccttttttctcTGTATCCTTTTCTTTACCTTTATCTTTTTCTGATCTTTCATCCTTATCCTTTCCTTTCTCGGCACTTTTCCCCTCCTGCAAAGCACCAGAGTCTGCAGATGACTCGGCAGTATCTTGAATGGGTTGACCTTGATCTGATTCAGTAGCCACCTCCTTCAATTAATTAACGAGAAagaatatatcaatatacatacagccattttttttagcaaataCAAGAAAAACACAGAAAAACAACCGAACAAAATAAGAGAACAGACTAATTACTATAATTATAACGCAGAATTCCACAAAACATTTACCCACAGATAAGGTCTGGAGGGAAAGTGATTGATTTCAGCCCTAATATAAACCTTTAACAGAAATGAGCGATAAAAGACAAAATTGACCATCATACATGCAGTGGCAATTAGGGAAGATTGGCAGGGAAGAGATGGTAAATGATTAAGTAGCTTTCTTTCAGAAACAATCAGAATATAGGATGGGAGAAAATGGCAAATATAAATGCAAGCATCCAACGATAACTCAGGAAATGCACGGTAGGATTTGCAAATTTCCCGTTAGACAGATATTGACGGCACAacctatttaaataataacattcAAAGTTATAAATTCTTACACTGGATTGTTCTTGAGTTTTTGCAGATTGTTCATTCACTTTGGGCTCCGCTTCTCCCAATAATACTGCTGGAACAAATGCTCTAAAACAAACATATACTATGCATTAATCAAATCTTCATAGCCACACTAAGAGCAATGAAATCAATGCTCCATTCAACAAAAAAGCATATATACTCATACATAAAGGTTACAGAGCTCCAACAAACCTAAGATCTGGTAAACATTCATAGAATGTTCTAGTATCTTCATCATCCCACAAAGCTTCAGGAACTGAAGAATCTTTCCCAGCAGCAGGTGATGAGGCATCCTCCCCAGTGGTAACCCTAGTAGTGTGGCCATCCTCTGGCATCACCGGAGGTTGCATATCAAGGGCTTCAGCTAAACTGACAAAGAAATTCATATTTTCAGTGGGAAAATCATACAGCAATATTACAGAATGGCAACGTGGACTGAACGACTGTTAATTTCAAGCCACATAACAAGTAGAGGGAGCGCAAGTACATGTTGATATAATATTGTAAATTAGTAATCCAATAGACTTAAGTGCCAGATATTTttttggcctaatgtcttaaaaaaaacccgaccttttagccccttttcaatcataccctgacgttgaaaatttgtcaattttaccctattttgcatttttgtgtttcaattgtaccctgaaaaattaaattaacgtcttttgcgtttggaaatttgtttaaaacattctccatgtctcgcatatattgattgtatatttttaaaatttatttaaatttagttaaattaattaagaatttaaattagtgttaatttgattatggtttttagttagtttttaaaaataaagaacttatttatacttttttgaataaaaaagaatttaatttcatgtttagacttaattaattgaatgatttcatcatttaagtaaaaaaattaacataaattaaaatattggggtacaattgaaaacggaaaattcaaaagtgggtaaaattgacaaattttcaacgtcggggtggaattgaaaaaaaatttaaaggtgaggggtttttgagtgattaggcctatttttttctctaaaaaaacaTTTCTTGTTTTGATTAGCATGCTAAATGTGTATCTAAAATCATTCCACAAGAAAATAGAGCTACCTATGACAAGAATATATTCTCTAATTTGATAAATTGAATAGATGAGTGATCTACACATTGATAACTGTAAAGATCAAAGTGAGGGAGAGGGAGAGGGAAAGGGAGTGAGGACTACAAGTTGATAGAAGACCATCGGTGATCTTTGCAACACAATGGAACAGATTCACCATATCCAACCACCATCCGGACAGATACAATAAGAAAATGAAACAAGCAGCAAACTTACGATGAAACATTGCGATACAAATGGTCATAAGATTTTCTAAGCTTTTCATATGAAGCAACATTTTCATCACTGAGTTCTCCTTTAGCATTCAACGTTTTTGCGTTTTCGTGCTCCATTTGGCGAAGAGACTGTTCAGAAATAAAAATCTGACATTTATATCTCAATCAAACAAAagcaatataaatatataaatgatttgCATGGGACAAAACTAAGTTCTATATCAAAAAGAACCTAAAGAATCAGGAAAGCACATAAGAAAAACTCTAAATTAGCAACTAAAGAACAAACAACTCTTACAGCATGCTCAGATCGAAGCAATTCTGATACAGCATCGTAATATGTATTAAAAGCTTTCCTGAATATTTTCTTCTGATCTGCTGTGATATTCAAGCCCTTGAAAAACTGTAACAAAATGTCAGAAGTTGAAATACAAAACGGGTCAAGCTTGAAAATGTAGGTAGACAAGGTTACATTTCTGTAGAACAAAGATAATACAAATAAGTGAGATAAAGGTATCACTAAATCAAAGGACAAAAAGGCACACATAACATCAAATTTTCATGAATCTAATAAATGAATATCATATGCTAGGTAGCACAGACACGAACACGAGAAAATGAAACACTTGAACACGGACACGGAAATACGgtgttattttaaagttttctatataaaaaataaagtttcgtGTTCAAAACGTCAAGTGTCCGAAACATTTCCCAAACGGGACATATTGATTGAATAAAATGTTCGTGCTACCTAGATCATAAGGGAATCAGAATGTAAACCAAAGAAGAAAGCCACACCTCTTCATGAAGTTCTGGTCCAGAGAGGGGAAGTCCCAGAAAAACTCTCCCTTGTCGAGCAAAACTACCGAGGAGAGTTAAATTTGCCTGAGTAGCATCCCGATCTTTAAAGTGTTCCATACTAGTAAGATCCTTAATAATATTGATGAGAGAACCAGTTTCTTCTATAACTCCAACAAAGTAGAGTTCCAAAAACAATTTCAGGGTACTCCGCTTCTTCATAGCCTTGGAGTTCCTGTCCACATCCAAGTCTTCCCCTGATTTTCCAGGAAAAAAGACCTTCAGCAGACCTTGTACCAGACTAGGCGAAAAGTCTTTGTACCTTTGGTGAAGCAAAGAGCAAATCTTTGCAAGGTAGACAAATGTCAGAAGACATAAAAAGTATAATTATGCCTTTAACAGGCTGCAAGCAATCAATTGGAAACtgcatttatatatatatagattgacAAACTCACACAATTTAGGTATTTTTGACCCTAATAATAACCTACTTGGCTTGTCTTAATATCTGACATACTTGTGAAGAACAACATGTTTAACTCAcccagataaaaaaaaaaattgtgcaaACTTACAgactagacaaataaaatataaatatatcatgGAAGGATAACAAAAATTTTATCAGCAAAGAAATAATTACCCTCTACAAACCCAgaaaataaactataataatttaaagtaaCACAGAAACGCCACTGACACATATCGATGatatttcaaatgaaaattgTCAAAGTAAACTggtttaaaaataacatattgCAGCTACAGGTAGCATCTAAGGAAAAGTTCAGTTCCAAACTGTGAAAACTACCTGAACTGCTGCTTGTATGTCAGAAGTTCTAAGCTTTGCATCACAAATTGCTATCACAGCTTCACTAACAAATTTGCTAAGGTTGACATTCTTCAACTCGTCCATTAAACCT includes:
- the LOC126660237 gene encoding regulator of nonsense transcripts UPF2 isoform X1; this translates as MDQQEDDNRVTGESPAKQNDEEAVARLEEIKKSMDAKIALRQSNLNPVRPDSGFLRTLDSSIKRNTAVIKKLKQINEELKEGLMDELKNVNLSKFVSEAVIAICDAKLRTSDIQAAVQICSLLHQRYKDFSPSLVQGLLKVFFPGKSGEDLDVDRNSKAMKKRSTLKLFLELYFVGVIEETGSLINIIKDLTSMEHFKDRDATQANLTLLGSFARQGRVFLGLPLSGPELHEEFFKGLNITADQKKIFRKAFNTYYDAVSELLRSEHASLRQMEHENAKTLNAKGELSDENVASYEKLRKSYDHLYRNVSSLAEALDMQPPVMPEDGHTTRVTTGEDASSPAAGKDSSVPEALWDDEDTRTFYECLPDLRAFVPAVLLGEAEPKVNEQSAKTQEQSSEVATESDQGQPIQDTAESSADSGALQEGKSAEKGKDKDERSEKDKGKEKDTEKKGENEKEKLKGVEGTNLDALLQRLPGCVSRDLIDQLTVEFCYLNSKSNRKKLVRALFSVPRTSLELLPYYSRMVATLSTCMKDVSSMLLQMLEEEFNFLINKKDQMNIETKIRNIRFIAELCKFKIAPAGLVFSCLKACLDDFTHHNIDVACNLLETCGRFLYRSPETTVRMTNMLEILMRLKNVKNLDPRHSTLVENAYYLCKPPERSARVSKVRPPLYQYIRKLLFSDLEKSTIEYVLRQLRKLPWSECDAYLLKCFMKIHRGKYGQINLIASLTAGLSRYHDEFAVAVVDEVLEEIRLGLELNDYSMQQRRIAHMRFLGELYNYELVDSSLIFETLYLILVYGHDTPERDVLDPPEDCFRIRMVITLLETCGHYFDRGSSRRKLDRFLMHFQRYILSKGALPLDVEFDIQDLFAELRPSMTRYLSVEEVNAALVELEENEQTGFVDKVNNSEKHDGEKPSSRKASIAVSANGQNAVNGNEENGGIHEDIGDSDTDSDSSTIDHEVQDEDDLDEENHGDGCDTEEEEDDDGDGPVSDEDEEVHVRQKAAEVDPVEAEHFEQELRAVMQESMEQRRLELRGRPMINMAIPMTMFEGSTKDHHGKGIGGEMDDEAMDDESGGSKEVQVKVLVKRGNKQQTKQMSIPKDCSLVQSTKQKEAADFEEKQDIKRLVLEYNDREEEENNGLGTQTMNWLPSGSSRVGSREGSGGRGAGSRYRHQYHAGSGFYHGRRR
- the LOC126660237 gene encoding regulator of nonsense transcripts UPF2 isoform X2, with product MDELKNVNLSKFVSEAVIAICDAKLRTSDIQAAVQICSLLHQRYKDFSPSLVQGLLKVFFPGKSGEDLDVDRNSKAMKKRSTLKLFLELYFVGVIEETGSLINIIKDLTSMEHFKDRDATQANLTLLGSFARQGRVFLGLPLSGPELHEEFFKGLNITADQKKIFRKAFNTYYDAVSELLRSEHASLRQMEHENAKTLNAKGELSDENVASYEKLRKSYDHLYRNVSSLAEALDMQPPVMPEDGHTTRVTTGEDASSPAAGKDSSVPEALWDDEDTRTFYECLPDLRAFVPAVLLGEAEPKVNEQSAKTQEQSSEVATESDQGQPIQDTAESSADSGALQEGKSAEKGKDKDERSEKDKGKEKDTEKKGENEKEKLKGVEGTNLDALLQRLPGCVSRDLIDQLTVEFCYLNSKSNRKKLVRALFSVPRTSLELLPYYSRMVATLSTCMKDVSSMLLQMLEEEFNFLINKKDQMNIETKIRNIRFIAELCKFKIAPAGLVFSCLKACLDDFTHHNIDVACNLLETCGRFLYRSPETTVRMTNMLEILMRLKNVKNLDPRHSTLVENAYYLCKPPERSARVSKVRPPLYQYIRKLLFSDLEKSTIEYVLRQLRKLPWSECDAYLLKCFMKIHRGKYGQINLIASLTAGLSRYHDEFAVAVVDEVLEEIRLGLELNDYSMQQRRIAHMRFLGELYNYELVDSSLIFETLYLILVYGHDTPERDVLDPPEDCFRIRMVITLLETCGHYFDRGSSRRKLDRFLMHFQRYILSKGALPLDVEFDIQDLFAELRPSMTRYLSVEEVNAALVELEENEQTGFVDKVNNSEKHDGEKPSSRKASIAVSANGQNAVNGNEENGGIHEDIGDSDTDSDSSTIDHEVQDEDDLDEENHGDGCDTEEEEDDDGDGPVSDEDEEVHVRQKAAEVDPVEAEHFEQELRAVMQESMEQRRLELRGRPMINMAIPMTMFEGSTKDHHGKGIGGEMDDEAMDDESGGSKEVQVKVLVKRGNKQQTKQMSIPKDCSLVQSTKQKEAADFEEKQDIKRLVLEYNDREEEENNGLGTQTMNWLPSGSSRVGSREGSGGRGAGSRYRHQYHAGSGFYHGRRR